Genomic DNA from Coleofasciculaceae cyanobacterium:
CTGCCTTGAGCGATCGCAATTAGTTCAGGATGTTCTAGAATTGCTTGGTAACCTTTAAGTTCTAATACTGTTGTTAAATGGGTTTGAGATAGGCAACAAAACTGGATGCGTTGACAGCGAGACACTAAAGTAGTCAACAGAGAATCTGTATCTGGAGCAATCAAAACCAGGGTAGAGTTTTCAGGCTCTTCGAGAGTTTTTAATAGAGCATTGGCTGGTGCTTCTGCCATAGTTTGAGCATCTTCTACTACCACAACTTGTCTGCTAGCCTCTAATGCAGGACGATTCAGAAACTGAGTAATATAACGAATTTGTTCAATGCGAATTTTGGGTGGGGTTTTGTATTGCAAACCTTGTTCGGCAGCTTGCTCAGCGGTGTATAGTTCGCCTTTACTAAGATAAGTGGGTTTAACCCAAAGCAAGTCTGGATGATTGCTCTGTATTCTTTTGAGCGCAAGTTTTTGCTTTTGCACCGACAAATTAGTAGTTAACAAAAGCTGTGCAAAATTACTGGCGGCAATTGTACGCCCAATACCTGGTGAGCCACAAAATAAATAAGCTGGTGCAATCCTGTTTAGCTTAACAGCCCGTAAGAGCAATTCAACTGCCTTTTCCTGACCTAGTAAACCTTGGAAAGCATTCATCTTCAAATTTTGCTGATTTAAATAATCTAAATGCAATAAGGTTGCAGCGTGCCTAGCAACTCTTTGGAAAAATGGCTTTAATTATCATTCTCCATCATCATCAATCATCGCCGGATCGATTAAGGTGATGTCGAAAGGATCGTCTGGGGGAATAGTAGGAAAGATATCGTATTCTCGATATTCATAAACTGCTTCTACCTGAGGTCCAAAAACAACTTTATCGCCGTTTTTGAGGTCGTGAAATCTCACCTTCTTGCTATTAATCAATAACCCATTGACGCTGGTTTTTCCTTCCGAATTGCCGTCAATAATCCGATAATAGTTGCTATCTTCTTCCTCTCTCTTAATTAAGGTGGCATGATGACGAGATACAAACTGAGATTGCAGTACGATATCGCACTGTCCACCTCTCCCCAAAGAATAAGTTGCATTTTGAAGACGAATCTCTCGATGGCCTTTGCCATCAGTAACAATTAAAACGTGTTCTTCACGGTGTTTTACAGGTTTTGCAGTCATGAGCCAAGTACGGAGTCACCGATTTATTGTAACTAGCTTTGCTTATTTAATTAATCGCAGCGATAAATCATCATAACCAACAGATTAATTTAGACGGTTTTCTATCTTAATGCCAGCCTAACCCATAAAGTTGGCATGATTAATCTAGTGGCGATTAAAATAACTTTATGGTCAATTGTCTTGGCAAGTTTACCTATATCTAAATCTTCAATTTGCGTGGCTGTCTAGTCAAAATAAAATAACGTAACGATTTTTCTCTGTTCTTCTGCTTCCTGACAAGTCTTTAATAAAGTATTGCTGTCGTGAAAAGCAAAGCAAATTAACTGCTGACAACGAGAAATAATTTCACTATTGCACATAGCACTAGCCTGACCTAATGATAAATGATCGTTCTGAGAATTTTCAATTAGGTGAACGACCTTCTCTAGCTGCTTTTTAGATTCTCTGGGCTGGCGAGATAAGCTTTGAGGCAAAATTACGGTCAATAAATTTGATTCAGCGCGCATTGCACCTTTAATAGCTGCCGAATTAGTTCCAATAGCCCCAGAAGTAACTAATCGATTTCCTCCCAAGACCAAAGCATAGCTCATCATTTCTATTAACTGCTGGTGCATTAGTGGTACATGGCGAGAACCTAATAACGCGATTCGCTTAGAACCAGTTTGTTGTAAGGCTGCTAGCTCTTGGGTTAATGTATCAAGGCTTACGTCACTTGTGGTTATTGTGTCTAGTGGTTGTTGGCTCAATGAATAAATATTTCGTGTCTAGTCTTAACGCCAGTAATTGTAACAAATGATTGTCGGCTAAAGCGATAGCCTGTGGTAAAACTTTATTTTCCAGCTCGAAGCTTAAAATAAGACTAGGCAATACTGCCTCTTTTTCGGGCTTCTTTATAAGATGTACCGACGTTGCGTAAACCCGCTTTGATTAGCTGTTGTTCTAATAAGCCAAAAAAGCGAGCGCGATCGCCTCCTCTAACTACCGCCTGATTATGAGCTTCAGCTAATGCTACGGGATAACCATAACCTTTTTGTACTTGAGCCAGCACAATACTTAAAGACTGCTCAAACAAAGCCTGGTCTTCTACTACCCAAGCAGGAACTTCGATTCGAGCGATTTCTGCACCGACATTGACATAGCAGAAGTGAACTCTTTGGGCATCTTCGTAAAGATCTAAAATACGCAGATTGCTACGATATAAGGGGCTTCTTTGTCCTGGTTGCAGCTGATTTGCCCAAAAGGTTGAGTCGCGTAAAGAGTCAATTTTCTGACAGGGATATTTATCCAACAGATCGCTACAGTGAACAACACAGTTAGGATGCTCATGCTCACAGGTATGCAAACGCAAAAAGTTTAATCCTTCGGTACTTCGAGAAGCACTGACGTAGCCCATCATCGGAATATTTGTTTCTCTCAGGCGTTCACAAGAAGCCAGAATTGGCGGAAGAATTTTATCTCTTGCTTCTACGGGCAAACCATCTAAAAACCAGTAAATTAGCGAGCCATCAACCAAAGCCAAGTTAGGTACGTCATGATGTTCTCCTGGAGGTAATACCCAGTTACAGGCCATTTCTGCCAACATCTCAGCTTCCGAGACAGTGCGTCGATAACCCATCCATTCTTCTAAACGAATGCCCCATTGCCGAGATATATACAAATCTTCAGTCTTGTAAAAAACTTCGGGCAGGCTATCCAACAAAGGGTGCAGACTCTGTCCATAGTGGATCATAATCTGACCGATATTAATCAAATAGCAGTAGGCAATTTCATGATGAGAAGGAGAAATTTGTGAACCATCCGTAGCAAAAACGCTGTGGCTATAGGGGGCTGGTTCAATATCAAAACACCGATCCAAGGGTTCAATGGGGGTAGCAGCGGCAAAGATCAGGCGATCGCGAAAATCAGTTTGATTTTGAATCAATTCTGCCTGTCTATTCGATGCTTGTAACTGTAATTCCTGAGCATATTCCAGTCTTTTGCCAGAAGCGATCGCCTCCTTGTGCATATGTTGGCTGATACCAGGAATTTGTCCCGCAATTTTGGCCAGATCTAACATGATTGTTAATGATTGATGGATAACAGCAGATCGCTAAATCTAAACCCATAGTAAGCCGAGCCACAGGCAAAAGTCGATTCAATGATCATATTTTTGTATTTACATACAAAGCAAATTTAATTCCAGTTTCCAATCAAGGTAAATGATGACCAAAAGTAAGGATGATCGAGAGTTAGAGTTCCATCAGGAAAATCATCTGGAAGAGCTAAACCTTGGCCATTGGATAATTGAACTTGCCGATTATCTACTTTCACATTACCGCGCAGCATCTCTAATTGAGTTTGACGTAATGCTTCGGCTTTGATTAGAGTAGTTCCCAGCTGATCGTAAAACTCTCCCATTAAAGCTAAAGTTCCTAAATCACTAACATACCAAAGACTTGCCAAAGCAGATTTCACGCCTGCCTGTACCGCCAAGCCAGCAAAACCTAATTCGGCTTCTTCATCCCCTAAAGCAGTTTCACAAGCACTCAGTACCAACAACTCTATAGGACTAGCATTAGTATTCCAACCAAGCTCATCAGACAGTTCTTGTAGTTGAGGTATTTTTAGCTGGTCATCGTAAAACTGAATGTATGAATCGCTCATGTCGCCAGCGTCAAACTTTGCATGAGTGCCTAAGTGAATGATCGAAAAGGGTGTTGGGCGACTATTTTGAGCCACAAAGTTAGGAATAGTAAATTGCTCGTTAAGAAATAATTCTCCCTGACGAGGATTACTAATGATGGTTTTTAATTCAATGGGCATAGTCGGCAAAGCTGGTTGTTCGCTAAATTCCGATGCTCCCATAGCCAGAATAGAACTCTGCTCTGGATTTACATAACGAGTATCTGTTAAACCAAAACTAGGAACTATTCCCATGGCGTACTTTTCAATCAAGAATTGCTCTCCATCGTGAAGTGCTGCTATAGGTAATAAACGCAAACCTGAATCCATGGAAAAAACTAAAACATCAATATTATTAGCTTCTAATTCTGCCTCTATTGGTTCAATAATAACTTTGTACAGTTTTTGAGCAGATGACATATAGTTAGTTTGATTTAACTTTCTAATATCACTAATTTCTTGCCGAAATTGAGTTGCGGTTGCCACCAAATCTTGGCGAGATGTATCTTCAACAGTCTTACGGATGGTTAATTTGGGTTGAGGTGAATTGACGCTATTTAGGTTGGACGATGCCACCAGAGAGTTTTTAGCACTAGCCTGACTTTGGTCAGGTAAAACTACAAATGACTCTAACTGATTGGATTGAAGAGATATATTGATAAATGCCGGTTTTTTACCTGTCTGTTCGGCTAATTCGCCTAGCCTACGCGAAATTTGCTTAACTGAAGGTACTGTTCCATACAGCTGTAACCCAGAAGAAGAGATTAACTGAGTCAATTGAAATTCCTCTTGCATCATTATTGCCAGTTCGCTTCCAGCATCCTGAAATTGAGCTTCATAAGCAACGCGGTCTAACTGTCCGAAGTCTGACTCGGAACTTTCTTCAACTTCTTCATCTTCAGATGGCTCGTCTTCTGCTTCTGCTTCTGCTTCTGCTTCAGTTTCTTCGGTAGGTTCTTCTTGAACGATCTCGTCTTCTGCTTCTAAGGAAGCTCCGACATTTTTTGTTGGGTTTTCGACTAATTTTTCAACAATCTCATTTGTCTCAGCTACATCATTTAAATCTTGTGTATTTTGAGCCTCTGTACCTGTTACAGCGTCGGCTTCAACAGGTAATTCTTCCCCATTTAAAGTTGCTGGTTCAGAATTGGAACTATCAGGAGGGGTCACTGAGTCCCCCGCCAGATTTTCTCCTATATTAGCGTCAGGGTCAATTTCTAACGTCGTATCTTCGCTAGAAACACCGCTTTCTTCTACGGGTACTTCTTCGGTAAGAGTATTGTCATCGTCGGTAGTTCCCTCTGCTGGGGGTTCAGATATCATTGAATCGGGACTGGGAAGAGTAACATCGGACATATTGCCTGACTGGGCTCGAACTGATTCTGTGGCCAGTAGCATCCAAGTCAATACTAAAAATATTTTGATTGATAATAGAGGTAATCTCATGTTTTTATTATGCTAAAGTCGATTTTAAAATGAAAAAGTATATCCAAAGCCAAAAACAAATCTAGTTCCATCTCCAGCCGAACCAGTTACATCCGTGATAGCAGGAACGATTACAAGCGGTAGCTTTTTGAATAGAACAATAGGAACACCGAGGGTTAAATCTTGACCAGTCCATTCTGCTACTAAACCAACAGGTTGAATAACTTTAATCGCTAAGCTACCAAAAACTCCTATGGTTTCGTTGCCATCGTCAATATCGGACTCGGAACGAAATTGTCCACCCCCTGCACCCAAAGTTGTATATATTTCGCTGAATGGTTTAGTTCTATCTTGACGCAGCGGAAATCTTTTGGTGACGACACCATATACGGAAGAGCCTCCATCAGTGTTGCCCCAAGTAGTCAATCCTTGAACGCCAAGCGCGATCGCAAAGTTTTCTGGTAAACGACGATGTAGCTTAAGATTGATTGCCCCATCATCGAATGGCGCACTCAAGTCAACTAAACTGATTCCTATTTGTGCGCCAACGCTTTTTTGCGGATTTCCTAGACCAAAACCCAAACCAATTACACCATCAGAATCATCCTGAAAGCGCACGCGCTCTTGCAACCCCAATCCAATCCCGGCATTGCCCCAAAATGCTCCATACGCTGATGGATTAATAATAGTAATGCTTGGGGATGCTTGGTAGGGTTCTTGAGGCAAGGGAATTAGCAACGGTATTCGTTTGGGTTCAAATTGTTCTCCTGCTGAAGGTTGACGGCGTAAAGAAGGACTACCATTTTCTGAAGTTTCAGCCGCAACGCTGTAAGCAGATCGATCATTGTTAAATGGTCGAGACTGAAACTGAAATTCCGATTTGGTAACCGTGACTTTTTTGACTGGTCTAGTATTTAATGAAGAAAAATGTTTGGAACTACCAGCTTGAGCATCATTAGCCTTCAAAATGATTACAGTACTTAGCAGAACAGTTTTAAGGCAATATAAGAGGGACTTTGACTTTCTTTTCAACGGCATTTAAGCACTATATTTTTTAAAATATTTCTTAATGTTTAATTGATGATCGACTGTTTAGCTGTTTGGCAATTTAGATTAATTACCCAAAATATTAAAAATTTTAATTCAACCAAAATGCCTGTCAGTCAATAGTGGTCGAATTAAGTTCGCCAAGCTAGCATATTGTTTGAAGCGGTCTTACCAAGGCCACCAAAGAGTTTGATAGGGTTCGTCATCAAAGCTATAGATGCCTCTAACCTGCAAAGCTTTACATTCTATTGGTTTTTTATTGTCCAAAACACATCCAGCATCATAATTTGGGTTGACGCTAAAAAGCTTTTGGCTGGTTTGAGCAAGGCAGTCTTGAGCCTCTCGATCGACCAGGCAGACTACATTCTCTTTTTCGCTGATTTCCGCCTTGAGATATTTTGCCTGTTCTTGCTGGTAAGAAGCCTGTAGTTTGACAGCGGTTTGTTGACAAACTTTTTCTCCCGATTGTTCTGGGAGCAAGTATTCGGAATGCCAACTCATCAAAGGTTTTAGATTTACTTGTCCTGGAGTATAGGCAAACATGGTTGGCACATCACCTTGCGTAGCACAGACAAATACTGATTCAGACGATTTTTGAGCTGCATTTTCTTTAGCATGAAGTGGAACTGCGGTTAGTGCGATCGCACAACTAATAAAAGCAGTAGACAAATATTTTTTATTCATTCAGTGCTACCAGGTATTAAGATTTTAAAGCTAGATTTATTTGCTTTCAGTATATTTAACTATATTCAAATCGCTAATTGTTATTATTTCACTAAATATATTGTCACAAGCGTAAATTTTTGATAAAGACTGGCAATTTAGAGTAATTTTTTAATTAGCTTTTAGCTTAAAATAACTATTTCATGTCGTAGCCAAACAAATTAGCATTTACCTCCACTAAATCAATATCTCCCAGACCGTATTCTTGCCAGCGTCTGGTGACCATTGCCGCTACATCATCATCAGATTCTAAAGGTTCGCCCCACTCATGGTTGATTTCAGGAGGGATTTTAGTAGTTGCATCGATACCCATACGTCCACCAAGTCCAATTTTTTCACTGGCAAAATCAAGAGTATCAAAAGGTGTATCAGGCAGAATAAAAACATCGCGAGAGGGATCTACCTTGGAACTAATCGCCCAAACTACCTGACGAGGATCGCGGATATTAATGTTTTTGTCTACCACAATGACAAACTTAGTGTAAGTAAATTGGGGTAAGGCACTCCAGAAAGCTAAGGCTGCTCTCCTCGCTTGTCCAGGATAGGCTTTATCAATCGAAATAATTGCTGCTTTGTAGCTTAAAGCCTCCATCGGTAAAAAGAAATCAACAATTTCCGAAACTTGCTGGCGCAGGATTGGAGTATAAATTCGATTAAGAGCGATCGCCATCATTGCCTCTTCTTTGGGCGGACGACCACTAAAAGTAGTTAAATAAATTGGGTCTTGACGATGGGTAAGACAATGAAAACGGACTAGAGGAGAATCTTCAACACCGCCATAGTAACCCATGTGATCGCCAAAAGGCCCATCAGGTAGCATTTCGCCAGGGGTAATTGTTCCTTCTAGGACAAATTCTGAATCGGCGGGTACTTCTAAATCGATGGTTTTGCACTTAGCTAGTTTTACGCCACTACCACCATACAGCCCGGCAAACAGCCATTCTGAAAGATCTACAGGAATCGGGGTTGCTGCTGCCATAATAATCATCGGATCGACTCCTAAAGCGATCGCAATTTCTAGTTTTTTGCCTGCTTCTGCTGCTTTACGCAGATGTCTAGCGCCACCCCGAACCGACAGCCAGTGAACGGTCATCGTATTTTTGGACTGTAGTTGGAGACGATATACGCCAACATTAGGTGTACCTGTCTCAACGTCTTTAGTGATGACCAACCCCAAAGTAATAATCTTACCTGCATCTCCCGAATAGGGACGGATCATCGGTATTTTGTTTAGATCTACATCCTCTCCTTCAATTACTATCTGCTGGCAGGGCGGAAAGAAGTCTCTGCCTGGTTTGGCTTTGAGAACATCAAATAGTACCTTGCCAAAATCTACTGCCTGCTTAATTTTTTTTGGGGGTTTAGGCTGCTGTAACATAGCCAGTTTCGACCCCAAAGTTTCTAGCTCTTCTGGAGTTTCCATGTTCATTGACCAGCAAATACGCTCTACCGTTCCCATAAGGTTTACCGCTACGGGAAAAGGCGATCCTTTGACGTTTTCAAACAGTAATCCAGGCCCTCCTGCCTGTAACATACGATTAGAAATTTCGGCAATTTCTAACTCAGGATCGACTAACGCTGAGATGCGCTTAAGCTGTCCTCTTGATGCCAAGATTTTAATAAAACCCCGTAGATCTCTAGCCATGTTAAGAAATATAAAGCTATAAGTATATATGTTTAGTCTAGAAGAGTTGAGGAAAAATCTACAATCTCTTTGAAGAGTTAGAGAGAGTTAGAAGTCAAATCTTGATTCATGGCATCAATAATGTGGTGTAAAGCTTCAATAAAAACTCGTTCCGATTTTGAATTTAAAGCATTATGTAGATAGGCTTTTCCTCCTTGAGGCTGACACAAAAATTGAATTACTTGTTTTTTTCTGCTTTTGGTATTCATGAAAATAATCGATCTAGTAACTGCGATTTAAATTGAAGTTATGGTGAATAATCTATCTTGATTGCGGTATATTTTCGGCAAACCGAATGATATAAAAGTTAAATCAAGGCTTACTGCTTATAATAACCGTTTAAAGTGAGCTTTTTTTAACGATAGTTAAGCCTGAGAACTGCTTTCGCCATTAATCACCGCAGCACCTACGAGATGGGCTAATCTTAATGCTTCTGGAACTTTACCACGATCTGTTAGTTGTGCTAAAGCCTGGGCAATAATTTCTGGTTGCTCACCGCATACTTGAAAATAAAACGGCGGATAAGCATAAATTTCTCCTGCTTTTTGCAAAATTATCAATCTCTGCTGGAAATTGGGCAAACGAGACATGGCTTGCTTCATCTTGTTTAGGTTAGGCAATTTTCTCATCACTGCTACACAGGGAAGCTGTAATCTTTGAGCTAACAAAGGTAAATTGACTAAATTAAAACCGCCAAAGCCAATACCATCTAACAAAACCAAGTGTAGCTGAGGCAAGAATTTCTTATCGATCAGGAGTTGGCAAATAACGTCTGTTGCATCTTGACCATCTGCTTCTACTGCTCCCCATACCATACCTTCAAAACGAGTATCGGCACAAATAATGCCTGCTACATTTACTTTAGCTATCTGATGACGAACAAACGGCGCATCATCAAACCCGATCGCTCTAATTTGTCGTTTTTGCCGCATTAGAGCCGCTAATTCCATGCTCTACATTTTTATTTAAGTTGATTTAATAATTTTAAAAACAATTAAAAACAATTAATTTAATTATTTATAAATTTATAATTCATTGATAAGTAAATTTGCTGGGTTAATCAAAGCTAGTTATTATCTTTAAATCAAACCAAGTTAAATTTAGGCGCTCGCTGGTAAAACATTAACTAAATTTCTAGCTGAAGACGGATAAATTCATCGTCTGCCGTTCGCTACTGTAATCAGTAGTGTGGTAGAAAATAAAAGTGAAGAGATGTATCGTTATTTAGAATTAAGCCAATTTTTCATAGTTAGCGTGTCCGTGGGAATTATTATTATCCTGCTATTTAGTTGGGAAAAGCCTGAGGTTAATAATCAAAGTGTTAGCCTACAAGAAAGCATTATATTTGGCGATCTTATACCGTCACAAAGTAATCCTTAAAAGTAGTAAAAATAGACTAATTATCAGTATCCCGCTGCATTAGTCGTTCTAAAGTGTTCATCGTCAATTGAATTTGGGCTTCAGTATGCAGACAGGTAATAAAAAAGCGCAGTCGAGCAGCATCGTAAGGAACTGAAGGATATACCATCGGGTTGACATTAATTCCTGACTGATTTAAAAGTTGAGCTAAACATACTGCTTTATGCGGCTCGCCGACAATAATTGGAATTACGGGAGAATCGGCACTATAGCCAGTGTTAAAACCTTTATTTTTAGCGAGATTGAGGCAAAATTTAGCTCTACTTTGCAGTGCGATCGCTCTTTCTGGTTCAGATTTGAGCAATTTAATTGCAGCCAACGCAGCAGCGGTATTAGCAGGAGACATACCCACACTAAAAACAAACCCTGGGGCAGTATATTTTAAATACTCAATCAATTCACGGCAGCCAGCAATATAGCCACCACAACTGGCGAAAGATTTACTGAGTGTTCCCATCCACAGATCGACATCTGTCGATTTTAGCTCGAAGTGTTCTCTAATTCCCCCACCAGATAAGCCTAAGACACCGATGGAATGAGCTTCATCTACCAGTAGAAAGGTTTGATAATGCTGCTTCAATGCCACAATTTTGGTTAAAGGAGCAAGATCGCCATCAGTACTATAAATACCCTCGATCGCAATTAATACTTTTTGATATTTGCTTCTTTCTCGTTCTAAAATAGCTTCTAAAGCCTGACAATCGTTGTGGGGAAAATCAATAACTGTTGCCCCTGAAAGGTTACAGCCTTCTTTAATACTATTGTGACTTAGGGAATCGCAGATAATTAAATCCCGATTGCCAAAAAGATGCCCGATAGTACTAACGTTAGTAGCATGACCACCAACATAAACAATGGCATCATCTGTACCAATAAGATTGGCTATTTCTCTTTCTAATTCTAAATGGATTGGACGCTCACCTGATAGTACCCGACTGGCAGAGACTGAAGTTCCGTATTGAGCGATCGCTTTTTGAGTAGCTGCAATCACTTCAGGATCTCCAGACATTCCTAAATAGTTGTAGCTGGAGTAATTAATTAAGATACGATTATCAGTTTGAATCGTATCTTGGGCAATACCCTGATGCAGACTAAAGAAAGGATTACCCAATTTTTCGACTCGTGCTAAATCTTTTTGGAGATTGATATATTCGGGAGTTAGTTTGAATTGGCTATATTCTGGCTCGATCTCGAACTGGCTGGTTTTTATCGGTACAACTGCTGGTTTTTCCTGAAGGTTGTTTTTAGATGCAAAACTTGCAGGGTTATGAGGAAACATGGGTTCATCTTGTAAGCCTTGTCGCGCCTCTAGTATTTCCTCTATTTGCTGCACGGATATCTCTTTAGCTTGCTTTGGCTCTATTTTCAGCAAAACATTCTCAGAAGATAATTCTTGGGCAATGTAATTGGTTAACAGTTCCACATTGGGATAATCGAATGCAGCCGTTAAAGATATGGCATTACCCAGGCTAGCCTGTAGATGGTTTTTGAACTCTACCGCCATCAATGAATCCATACCGAGATCGGCAAATTTTTCTTGGGTATCGATATCTTCTAGATCGCTAAAGCCTAATACTTTGGCAATCTGCTCGCGAATATGTTCCTGTAAAACATGGTGCTGTTGGCTTTCTGGGGTTTGCGCTAATAGTTGCAAAAAGTCAGAAGCTAAAGTTGGTTCGATTTCCGTTTGGGGCTGTAATCTGGCAAAAAAAGGATTGGCTGGCTGTTGGCGTAAGAAAGTTGCCCAATCTACGGGGAAAATAATCGTTTGATCCGCCTGTTGCTGCAATAATTGTTTTAGTACCTGTAGTCCTTGTTGGGGTGCGATCGCACTTAATCCTTGTTGCCTTAGTCTTTGCTGTTGCTGGAAACTTAAACGGCTAGCCATACCAACTTCATCCCAAATACTCCAGTTGATGCTCAACCCTGGTAAGCCTAAATTACGGCGATAGCTCATCAAGTTATCCATAAAGGCATTAGCTGCCCCGTAGTTACTTTGCCCCGCTGCACCGAATACAGAAGCGATCGAAGAGAAACAGACAAACCAATCTAGAGGCAGTTTGGCGCTGGCTTGATGTAAATTCCAAGCACCCGTTATTTTTGGCTGCAATACTTTTTGGAAACGCTCCCAAGATAAGGTTTTTAGTAACCCATCATCGAGTATTCCCGCTGTGTGAATTACTCCCTTGATGGGAGATGGAGAGGTAGCAAAAATTTGTTTTACAGCACGATCGTCGGTGATATCAACCTGGATGAAATTAACTGTAACGCCTTGCTGTTCTAATTTGTTTATTTGCTGTTGAGCAGATGCTGAAGGCTCTTTTCTGCCTAGAAGAATTAAATTATTTGCCCCTTCTTCTACTAACCACTTAGCTACCAGTAAACCCAATGCACCCAAACCACCTGTAATTAAATAGCTGCCGTCAGCTTTGATTACCTGATTACTGGCAGGTAATGAGATCACAACCTTACCAATATGTTTGGCTTGTGCCATATATCTAAAGGCATCATCAGCTTCGGTAATCGGAAAAACCTTATGGGGTAAAGGCTGTAGTTGGCGATCGCTAAACTGCTGCTGTAATTGGGCAAACAAAGAAGCAATTAACTCGGGATCTTGGTTAGAAACTTCTAATAAATCAAAAGGAAAATAACGAATATCTGCTCTTTTGGCTGCTACTTGCGCTCGATCCCAAATGCCCACCTTCCCAATTTCGATAAACCTTCCCCGGGGTGCCAGAATAGCTAAATTCTGCGGAATAAAATCACCGTTGAGGCTATTGAGAATCAAATCTACACCCTCGCCATTGGTTAGCTGCATTACTTGTTCAGCAAAGTCGAGGTTGCGGGAATTCATTACATATTTAACTCCCGATGCCTTAAGAAAATCCCACTTACCTAACGAAGCAGTAGCATATACTTCAGCACCTATTTGCTGCGCTAACTGCACCGCAGCTTGTCCTACTCCACCAGCAGCAGCATGAATGAGAATTTTATCCCCTGACTTAATTTTAGCTAGATAATGTAGTCCGTAATAAGCGGTTAAAAAGGTTGTCGGAATCGTCGCAGCTTCGGCATAGTTGAGGTGTTCTGGTTTGGCGATCGCAAATTGAGCATTCACCGTTACATGGCTACTTAAGCTACCTACAGCTTGTGCTGCAATCACCTCATCCCCTACTTGAAAATTAATTACGCCTTCTCCTACGGCTACCACAACTCCTGCACATTCACCACCAAAGGGTACTTCAGTTGAGTCGGCAAATCCCATTGCTTGCAGATATTCTTGCAACACGCCTAAAGCATTTA
This window encodes:
- a CDS encoding DNA polymerase III subunit delta'; this translates as MNAFQGLLGQEKAVELLLRAVKLNRIAPAYLFCGSPGIGRTIAASNFAQLLLTTNLSVQKQKLALKRIQSNHPDLLWVKPTYLSKGELYTAEQAAEQGLQYKTPPKIRIEQIRYITQFLNRPALEASRQVVVVEDAQTMAEAPANALLKTLEEPENSTLVLIAPDTDSLLTTLVSRCQRIQFCCLSQTHLTTVLELKGYQAILEHPELIAIAQGSPGKAIAAWHQLQAIPNDLLQQLKRSPKTALEALNLAQTVSTQLDGQTQLWLVDYLQYYYWRQNQQIQLMAIWEKTRQCLLSYVQPRLVWEYALLNLSQ
- a CDS encoding FHA domain-containing protein, translating into MTAKPVKHREEHVLIVTDGKGHREIRLQNATYSLGRGGQCDIVLQSQFVSRHHATLIKREEEDSNYYRIIDGNSEGKTSVNGLLINSKKVRFHDLKNGDKVVFGPQVEAVYEYREYDIFPTIPPDDPFDITLIDPAMIDDDGE
- a CDS encoding DNA recombination-mediator protein A, whose product is MTTSDVSLDTLTQELAALQQTGSKRIALLGSRHVPLMHQQLIEMMSYALVLGGNRLVTSGAIGTNSAAIKGAMRAESNLLTVILPQSLSRQPRESKKQLEKVVHLIENSQNDHLSLGQASAMCNSEIISRCQQLICFAFHDSNTLLKTCQEAEEQRKIVTLFYFD
- a CDS encoding DNA double-strand break repair nuclease NurA, which produces MLDLAKIAGQIPGISQHMHKEAIASGKRLEYAQELQLQASNRQAELIQNQTDFRDRLIFAAATPIEPLDRCFDIEPAPYSHSVFATDGSQISPSHHEIAYCYLINIGQIMIHYGQSLHPLLDSLPEVFYKTEDLYISRQWGIRLEEWMGYRRTVSEAEMLAEMACNWVLPPGEHHDVPNLALVDGSLIYWFLDGLPVEARDKILPPILASCERLRETNIPMMGYVSASRSTEGLNFLRLHTCEHEHPNCVVHCSDLLDKYPCQKIDSLRDSTFWANQLQPGQRSPLYRSNLRILDLYEDAQRVHFCYVNVGAEIARIEVPAWVVEDQALFEQSLSIVLAQVQKGYGYPVALAEAHNQAVVRGGDRARFFGLLEQQLIKAGLRNVGTSYKEARKRGSIA
- a CDS encoding CHAT domain-containing protein; translated protein: MRLPLLSIKIFLVLTWMLLATESVRAQSGNMSDVTLPSPDSMISEPPAEGTTDDDNTLTEEVPVEESGVSSEDTTLEIDPDANIGENLAGDSVTPPDSSNSEPATLNGEELPVEADAVTGTEAQNTQDLNDVAETNEIVEKLVENPTKNVGASLEAEDEIVQEEPTEETEAEAEAEAEDEPSEDEEVEESSESDFGQLDRVAYEAQFQDAGSELAIMMQEEFQLTQLISSSGLQLYGTVPSVKQISRRLGELAEQTGKKPAFINISLQSNQLESFVVLPDQSQASAKNSLVASSNLNSVNSPQPKLTIRKTVEDTSRQDLVATATQFRQEISDIRKLNQTNYMSSAQKLYKVIIEPIEAELEANNIDVLVFSMDSGLRLLPIAALHDGEQFLIEKYAMGIVPSFGLTDTRYVNPEQSSILAMGASEFSEQPALPTMPIELKTIISNPRQGELFLNEQFTIPNFVAQNSRPTPFSIIHLGTHAKFDAGDMSDSYIQFYDDQLKIPQLQELSDELGWNTNASPIELLVLSACETALGDEEAELGFAGLAVQAGVKSALASLWYVSDLGTLALMGEFYDQLGTTLIKAEALRQTQLEMLRGNVKVDNRQVQLSNGQGLALPDDFPDGTLTLDHPYFWSSFTLIGNWN
- a CDS encoding COP23 domain-containing protein, whose protein sequence is MNKKYLSTAFISCAIALTAVPLHAKENAAQKSSESVFVCATQGDVPTMFAYTPGQVNLKPLMSWHSEYLLPEQSGEKVCQQTAVKLQASYQQEQAKYLKAEISEKENVVCLVDREAQDCLAQTSQKLFSVNPNYDAGCVLDNKKPIECKALQVRGIYSFDDEPYQTLWWPW